The sequence TAATTGACGGAACAAGGACCTATGCTGATCTACGAACAGTCGCAACCCGGTCGGAGCAGTCCGGCGCATACACCCCAAGGTGATTTCGATCTCTCCGCCATTCCGGCGGAACTGCGACGCACGCAGCGCGCAGCGCTGCCCGAGGTCTCGGAGATGGATGCGGTCCGCCACTACACGCGGCTATCGCAGAAGAACTTCTCCATCGATACCCATTTCTATCCGCTGGGTTCGTGCACCATGAAGTACAACCCCCGTGCCTCCAACAGCTTCGCCATGCTACCGGGATTTCTTGCGCGCCACCCGTTGGCGGCCGAGTCGTTGGGCCAGGGTTTGATGGCGTGCCTCCATGACCTGCAGGAGATACTCAAAGAGGTCACGGGCATGCGCGGCGTATCGCTCACCCCTGCGGCCGGTGCTCAGGGCGAATTTGCCGGTGTCGCGATGATCCGCGCCTACCACCACTCGCGGGGCGACACCCGGCGTACCGAGATGCTGGTGCCCGACGCCGCCCACGGGACCAACCCGGCCACCGCCGTGATGTGCGGTTATACGGTGCGCGAGATCCCTACCGACACCGAGGGTGATGTGGATATCGAGGCGCTGAAGGCGGCGGTTGGACCGCAAACCGCGGGAATCATGCTCACCAATCCGTCGACCCTGGGCGTGTTCGAGCGGCGCATCGAGCAGATCGCCAAGATCGTCCACGGGGCGGGTGGCCTGTTGTACTACGACGGCGCCAACCTCAACGCCATCCTCGGCAAGGTCCGCCCCGGCGATATGGGCTTCGATGTCATTCACCTGAATCTGCACAAGACCTTCTCCACGCCCCACGGCGGCGGTGGACCGGGCGCGGGCCCGGTGGGTGTGAGCGAGCGGCTGCTGCCGTATCTGCCGATCCCGATCGTCGCCAGAGAGGGTGATCGCTACCGCTGGTTGAGCAATGCGGACCGCCCGCAGAGCATTGGCCGCCTGTCGGCGTTCATGGGAAATGTGGGCGTGCAGATGCGCGCCTATATCTACGCCCTGCTGGTGGGTCGCGAGGGCATGGAACGGGTGGCCGATTTCTCGACACTCAATGCCAACTACCTGATGGCGCGGTTGCGTGCGGCGGGATTTGATCTGGGCTTTCCGCGTCGCCGGGCGGCTCATGAGTTCATCGTCACCCTGAAAAGACCGGCCAAGGAGCTGGGCGCGACAGCCATGGATTTTGCCAAGCGCCTCCTCGACTACGGTCAGCATGCCCCGACCACCTACTTCCCCCTGTTGGTGCCGGAATGTCTGCTGATCGAGCCCACTGAAACGGAATCGAAACAGACCTTGGATATCTTCGTCGACGCCATGGTGTCGATACTCGACGAGGCCCGTAACCAGCCCGAGATGATGAAATCAGCCCCCCACACCCAGCCGGTGCGCCGACTCGACGATGTGCGCGCCGCGCGTGAGCTGGATCTCGCCTGGCGCCCTGCGCAGAAGCAGAGCGCCTGAACGGTGGCCTCGCGGGGCAACACCGGCCTCAAGCGCATCTGGCTCGCAACCGGCTATTCCCTGGCCGGTCTGCGCGCTGCTATCGCCCACGAGGCGGCCTTTCGCCAGGAATTGCTGCTGGTGGTGCTGCTCGTACCACTTGCGCTGTGGCTTGGTGAGGGCGGGACCGAATGGGCGTTGATGCTCGGCAGTCTGATGCTGGTGCTGATCGTCGAAATTCTCAATTCCGGTATCGAAGCCGCCATCGATCGTTTTGGTGAGGAACACCATCCGATCTCGGGACGCGCCAAGGATCTGGGTTCGGCGGCGGTGATGCTCTCGCTGGCCAACGTCGGGGTGATTTGGGGATTGGTCCTGTTTTTCTGAGGTGACGTACTGCCGATCACCCGCGACTCGGTGTCGTTCTGCGCCGAAACCGGCAACAGCCGGGCAGGGGCGCCCCCCCTTGAATTAAAAAAGGGGCGAGGGCTCTGGCCATCGCCCCTTTCCAGGGTGTGTCGTCAGGTACCGGGTGTAACGTTCAAACCGGGCAAGACATGTCCTGGCCGCAGCACATCGGCGATTTCACCTTGCCGTGACCATCGGGGCATTCGGAAATATGCACGGTTTTGCCATCGGCCGTGGCGAGTGTGCTGTGCCGGAGCTCTTTGCCGCATTTGCCGCATGTCATCGTGCCGATGCTCATACCGCATTTTTCGCAGGTGTAGGCTGCCATGATGGTTTCTCCTCGCTGTGTTTTCATGATGAAAGTCAATTTCATGAAAGTATAGATAACTAATTTTCAGTCTCCAACTTTATTGAGCCGTGTTGGTTTAAACCCGGTCTATGGAGCGGCACGTTTTGTTCGGCAGGCATCGCTATCCGGCGCGGACCCTCCTAAAATGAAGTCACCGAAATATCGGGTTGGTTCGGGCGGGACCCTGGCAAAACGGGTAGAACATCGAGGGGAGGAACGGTATGGCTGACCCCGCTACGCGCGATTACTGTCTACGGCACCCACGGCAGATCATCAGGATCTTCGGTTTGGGTGTCTATCTGCGGATGATGCTCGATTCGCGCAAGAGCCTGCTCGAGGCGGTCTCCGAGGCCCAGGCCCGGCATGGGATCGCACTGCCCGGGCAACCGGGCAATGCCTACCGTATCGCGTCGGTCATCGAGTTTCGCGTAGCGCGAATCTACGGA is a genomic window of Pseudomonadota bacterium containing:
- a CDS encoding glycine dehydrogenase subunit 2 gives rise to the protein MLIYEQSQPGRSSPAHTPQGDFDLSAIPAELRRTQRAALPEVSEMDAVRHYTRLSQKNFSIDTHFYPLGSCTMKYNPRASNSFAMLPGFLARHPLAAESLGQGLMACLHDLQEILKEVTGMRGVSLTPAAGAQGEFAGVAMIRAYHHSRGDTRRTEMLVPDAAHGTNPATAVMCGYTVREIPTDTEGDVDIEALKAAVGPQTAGIMLTNPSTLGVFERRIEQIAKIVHGAGGLLYYDGANLNAILGKVRPGDMGFDVIHLNLHKTFSTPHGGGGPGAGPVGVSERLLPYLPIPIVAREGDRYRWLSNADRPQSIGRLSAFMGNVGVQMRAYIYALLVGREGMERVADFSTLNANYLMARLRAAGFDLGFPRRRAAHEFIVTLKRPAKELGATAMDFAKRLLDYGQHAPTTYFPLLVPECLLIEPTETESKQTLDIFVDAMVSILDEARNQPEMMKSAPHTQPVRRLDDVRAARELDLAWRPAQKQSA
- a CDS encoding diacylglycerol kinase; this translates as MASRGNTGLKRIWLATGYSLAGLRAAIAHEAAFRQELLLVVLLVPLALWLGEGGTEWALMLGSLMLVLIVEILNSGIEAAIDRFGEEHHPISGRAKDLGSAAVMLSLANVGVIWGLVLFF